A genome region from candidate division KSB1 bacterium includes the following:
- a CDS encoding CBM35 domain-containing protein, with protein MRTAWIIGSLCLLILSNVFAHNYADSSMTLGTNFWDQAWGGADPWKNGYENAVNPDSCESPDYNPWNPEFLAEIEFYSTLRFMDYGKINNNQHEIHWDDRTRRSAANQRRMALYWMIDLCNRTQCDLWVCMPEAAVDDYWTHAAQLIQAELDSNLKVFIEWSNEPFNPMFTAHQTGIDSGKVHDLWFPGDQGQSWGENRLSARYNVYAAVRVWQAFLDVFGESANTRVVKVLSGAAGNDWWDAAQANALSDETINPDNLLPDGYAIAPYVGNGLNGAAPDIIEQMNSALNGAEDHINKVEQVLNGTSEWSGQMPPHPALQDVPLFCYEAGQHIVTHAASFAVNRGAFTWYLNYFDMLSEHINGPVCHYTHSGNWGDMAWGALARIGQKPTDAPKFMAIRNWHILNVKSDPGPQVTVRVDSGDGGGLYYPDMYALIQADGRTDSLVFDRWSGDTAFVAEPDNPETVISVPQQNVHVTPLYKQPETSTRFEAENAELIGVETANTRAGYSGSGYVEASSFDSDGDLIRFTVSVQDSGTYNLRIGYGGFNGEKSQYIHVNGERVDYFSFPPTTDWTRIEFGPIHLNAGINTISIVKSWGWMAVDYIEIDGAGVLSGMDHQGQQLHEFCLYDNVPNPFNPVTRIRYSLNRGGRVQLQVFDIRGRRVAALVNAVQSAGPHQIEFDGRGQASGVYLYRLQADDEVRTGKMVLAR; from the coding sequence ATGAGAACAGCATGGATCATCGGCAGTCTGTGCCTGCTTATTTTATCAAACGTGTTTGCGCACAATTACGCCGATTCCAGCATGACCCTGGGCACGAATTTCTGGGACCAGGCCTGGGGCGGCGCCGATCCCTGGAAAAACGGTTATGAAAACGCCGTGAATCCGGACAGCTGCGAGTCCCCGGACTACAATCCCTGGAACCCCGAATTTCTTGCTGAAATCGAATTTTATTCCACGTTGCGGTTCATGGATTACGGCAAAATCAACAACAATCAGCACGAGATCCACTGGGATGACCGCACCCGCCGATCCGCGGCCAATCAGCGGCGCATGGCCCTGTACTGGATGATCGATCTGTGCAACCGGACGCAATGCGATCTCTGGGTGTGCATGCCCGAAGCCGCGGTTGATGACTATTGGACACACGCGGCACAGCTGATTCAGGCAGAACTGGATTCGAATCTCAAGGTGTTCATCGAATGGTCGAATGAGCCGTTCAATCCCATGTTCACCGCACATCAGACCGGCATTGACAGCGGCAAAGTGCATGACCTGTGGTTTCCCGGTGATCAGGGCCAAAGCTGGGGCGAAAACCGCTTGTCCGCGCGCTATAACGTCTATGCGGCGGTGCGTGTCTGGCAGGCGTTTCTCGATGTATTCGGCGAAAGCGCCAACACGCGCGTGGTCAAAGTGCTCTCCGGCGCCGCCGGCAACGACTGGTGGGACGCAGCCCAGGCCAATGCCCTGAGCGATGAAACCATCAATCCCGACAATCTGTTACCGGACGGCTATGCCATCGCTCCTTATGTGGGCAACGGCCTCAACGGCGCCGCACCCGATATCATCGAACAGATGAACAGCGCCTTGAACGGGGCTGAGGATCATATCAACAAGGTGGAACAGGTTCTGAACGGCACCAGCGAGTGGAGCGGACAAATGCCGCCGCATCCGGCATTACAAGACGTTCCGCTGTTCTGCTACGAAGCCGGGCAGCATATCGTCACCCACGCGGCCAGTTTTGCCGTGAACCGCGGCGCATTCACCTGGTACCTGAATTATTTCGACATGCTGTCCGAGCACATCAACGGACCGGTTTGTCATTACACCCACAGCGGCAACTGGGGTGATATGGCCTGGGGGGCGCTGGCGCGCATCGGACAAAAGCCAACGGACGCGCCGAAATTCATGGCCATCCGCAACTGGCATATTTTGAACGTCAAATCCGATCCCGGCCCGCAAGTCACGGTGCGCGTGGATTCCGGCGACGGCGGCGGCCTGTATTACCCCGACATGTACGCCCTGATCCAAGCGGATGGGCGCACGGACAGTCTCGTGTTTGACCGCTGGAGCGGCGATACCGCGTTTGTCGCCGAACCCGACAATCCCGAAACCGTCATCAGCGTGCCGCAGCAAAACGTGCACGTCACCCCGCTGTACAAACAGCCGGAAACCAGCACCCGTTTTGAAGCGGAAAACGCCGAGCTCATCGGCGTCGAAACCGCCAATACCCGCGCCGGCTATTCCGGGTCCGGTTATGTGGAAGCCTCGAGCTTTGACAGCGACGGCGACCTGATCCGCTTTACGGTCTCGGTGCAGGACTCGGGGACCTATAACCTGCGCATCGGCTATGGCGGATTCAACGGCGAAAAGAGCCAGTACATCCACGTCAACGGCGAACGCGTTGACTATTTCTCCTTTCCGCCCACCACCGACTGGACCCGCATCGAATTCGGCCCGATTCATCTGAACGCCGGGATCAATACCATTTCCATTGTCAAATCCTGGGGATGGATGGCCGTCGATTATATTGAAATCGACGGCGCCGGGGTGCTGTCCGGGATGGATCATCAGGGACAACAGCTGCACGAATTCTGCCTGTATGACAATGTCCCCAATCCGTTTAATCCGGTCACCCGCATTCGCTACAGCCTGAACCGCGGCGGCCGCGTACAGCTGCAGGTCTTTGACATCCGCGGCCGCCGCGTCGCTGCACTGGTGAACGCGGTACAGTCCGCCGGACCGCATCAGATCGAATTTGACGGCCGCGGACAGGCCAGCGGCGTGTACCTGTACCGCCTGCAGGCGGACGATGAGGTGCGGACCGGGAAAATGGTGTTGGCAAGGTAG
- a CDS encoding 4Fe-4S binding protein: protein MKRFKQKQAKWVYFHETKSDQREHRHPGVFPDNRYDAVANSGHLFFLFNFAYIGVAASAGELIFGLLPREKKVIGRRVSQLLIGSYMLGVLGILGWENMQIEGFFIYLLAGIFSGPVLHYLIAKIGGTFLFGRGWCEQHCPMDIKLLSYMRRGQRIRSTECIACQQCVNICPENAVQYSKKFDPGFREYLNYRKTNFPQ, encoded by the coding sequence ATGAAGCGTTTTAAACAAAAACAGGCAAAATGGGTTTATTTTCATGAAACAAAAAGTGATCAGAGAGAGCATCGTCACCCTGGTGTTTTTCCTGATAATCGGTACGATGCTGTGGCAAACTCAGGGCATTTGTTTTTCCTGTTTAATTTCGCCTATATCGGGGTTGCGGCATCAGCCGGAGAACTGATATTCGGCCTGTTGCCGCGCGAAAAAAAGGTCATCGGACGCAGAGTCAGCCAGCTGCTGATCGGTTCCTATATGCTGGGCGTTCTGGGAATTCTCGGCTGGGAAAACATGCAAATCGAGGGGTTTTTTATTTATCTGCTGGCGGGTATTTTCTCCGGCCCGGTTTTGCATTATCTGATCGCAAAAATCGGCGGCACCTTTTTGTTCGGCCGCGGCTGGTGCGAACAGCATTGCCCCATGGATATCAAACTTTTAAGCTACATGCGCAGAGGACAGCGCATCCGGTCAACAGAATGTATTGCCTGTCAGCAGTGCGTCAACATCTGTCCGGAAAACGCTGTACAGTACAGCAAAAAATTTGATCCGGGATTCAGAGAATACTTGAATTATCGAAAAACGAATTTCCCTCAATAA
- a CDS encoding radical SAM protein, which yields MTFPHFISFTLTNACNLRCQMCGQWSREGYIKSRTKQSERNMRPSDWVRLVDEAADHDIRCILMRGGEPFLYPGIMGLIKTINSKGIPVSIDTNGTLLGQYAADLVQLGNMHMTFSIDGPEDIHDAVRGVPGSFQKTKANIQLLNDLEQKSGQTISKSICFTISPYSYLGLAKMPEVVRSLGIDSINIVPYYYVPSQIGETYEQELTDQFNCPAYSWRGFHHDDSGIDFDRFREQYRAYLAGLDGITDYPYMDLNEDEYQTWFRDASTPVKSTSCRNIEDLIDIQPDGGANFCVDFPDYSIGNVKDASIAELWNSQRAEQFRTYRRNNPLAVCGRCGAKYMSEIRD from the coding sequence ATGACATTCCCGCATTTCATATCCTTTACTCTGACCAACGCCTGTAACCTGCGCTGCCAAATGTGCGGCCAGTGGAGCCGGGAGGGCTATATCAAAAGCCGTACAAAACAATCCGAGCGCAACATGCGGCCGTCGGACTGGGTTCGCCTTGTTGACGAAGCAGCCGATCATGATATCCGCTGTATTCTCATGCGCGGCGGTGAGCCCTTTTTGTACCCGGGGATCATGGGCCTTATAAAAACCATCAACAGCAAAGGAATACCCGTTTCCATTGACACCAACGGCACGCTTTTGGGACAATACGCTGCAGACCTGGTGCAACTCGGCAATATGCACATGACGTTTTCCATAGACGGACCGGAAGACATTCACGATGCAGTCCGGGGCGTGCCCGGCAGTTTTCAAAAAACCAAAGCAAATATCCAGTTGCTGAACGACCTGGAACAGAAAAGCGGACAAACCATAAGCAAAAGCATTTGTTTCACCATCAGCCCGTATTCCTACCTCGGATTGGCAAAAATGCCGGAGGTGGTGCGTTCTCTCGGCATTGACAGCATCAATATTGTTCCCTATTACTATGTTCCGTCGCAAATCGGAGAAACTTACGAACAAGAGTTAACAGACCAGTTTAACTGTCCGGCGTATTCCTGGCGTGGATTTCATCATGACGATTCGGGAATCGATTTTGACCGATTTCGCGAGCAGTACCGCGCTTATCTGGCCGGTCTCGACGGAATCACCGATTATCCCTATATGGACCTGAACGAAGACGAGTATCAAACCTGGTTCAGAGATGCGTCAACGCCGGTCAAATCAACGTCCTGCCGCAATATTGAGGATCTGATCGATATTCAGCCCGACGGCGGGGCCAATTTCTGTGTCGATTTTCCGGATTATAGCATCGGAAATGTTAAAGATGCATCCATAGCCGAACTCTGGAATTCGCAACGCGCAGAACAATTCCGGACTTATAGACGCAACAATCCGCTCGCGGTCTGCGGCCGCTGCGGGGCAAAATACATGTCGGAAATCCGGGATTAA
- a CDS encoding TonB-dependent receptor, translated as MKMSFSKLFLFLFIFTCFYSSSYTRELTITGTVRDSSTEKPIAGVHVYVEHTDIGTTTGQDGCFHLYSAIQTGTLVFKHMGFKTYKNSFHLKRGSVLTVNAQLQKTVLKADEITVEAETGEPEVASYRMHGTDIREMATPVPDPMQVVKTFPGVTSQNDQSNFYHVRGGSYDENLIRINGFTMYQPHIVRKGYLENPSLVNPLMVERMNLKTGGFPVTFSNKLSSVLDIEYDKTCDKPISALLDIRTTGVDAVTKLQPAENLFVMAGYRKIDYGYLLHFGYKQGVYQPNYEDFQLSGIYHPAKILSLSWFSALARSRFKYVPGSYSSGSMKTGFHRFAYNKSRQQYNFNTRLYGIGLDYQKSEKLKLTFKSSFFQQREGEQTELTGLHRYTPQPRLITSADSMLMREFANSKFKGHYLNSQINLHSKLFSQAAIDIGVEWNGFDVSSFITQYDFVTKGYHYPHETETDTSLYIQPNNAFVREMKQDGQSFNWYGQAEITPTTYSLLRLGVRNSRIEHTGENLFMTRALLGFNLQSGHYVSLTAGNFIQPPVYKEYLHRDEHSPSLKSQKSIMYTVGVKGPFLMGTHLKAECYYKLLTDMISYEIQDVEMIYSGENDSKAKIYGFDVQLNWTSRDDLSQRISYSFLKAREDIYGDAYGYLPMLSERRHQISLFLEDKMKEFKNSYMHLRIHYGSGFPFTPEFMRFNEEKEEYETYYLGQRRARIPAYGRFDVGFTQKFFVLNSFHITLREEILNLFDHFNVLSYSPTPWNTMVKNKLSGRVYNIGIMIEY; from the coding sequence ATGAAAATGTCTTTTTCCAAGCTTTTTTTGTTTCTATTCATTTTCACTTGTTTTTATTCTTCAAGTTATACCCGGGAACTGACAATCACAGGTACGGTTCGGGACAGCAGCACTGAAAAGCCCATTGCCGGAGTTCATGTTTATGTTGAACATACTGATATAGGCACAACCACGGGTCAAGACGGCTGTTTTCATCTCTATTCTGCAATACAAACCGGAACACTTGTTTTCAAACACATGGGTTTTAAAACATATAAAAACAGTTTTCATCTGAAACGCGGGTCTGTACTAACCGTTAATGCACAGCTGCAAAAAACGGTGTTAAAGGCAGATGAGATCACCGTTGAAGCTGAAACAGGGGAACCAGAGGTTGCTTCATATCGAATGCATGGGACGGATATCCGGGAAATGGCTACGCCAGTGCCGGACCCCATGCAAGTGGTAAAAACATTTCCCGGCGTAACCTCGCAAAATGATCAATCAAATTTTTATCATGTTCGGGGCGGCAGTTATGATGAAAATTTGATCCGTATAAACGGTTTTACCATGTATCAGCCCCACATCGTGCGGAAAGGATATTTGGAAAATCCGTCGCTCGTAAATCCGTTGATGGTGGAACGTATGAATTTGAAAACCGGTGGTTTCCCGGTTACTTTTTCGAACAAGCTTTCTTCTGTTCTTGATATTGAATATGATAAGACATGTGATAAACCAATCAGTGCACTGTTGGATATTCGAACAACCGGAGTGGATGCCGTCACAAAACTTCAGCCTGCTGAAAATCTGTTCGTTATGGCAGGATATCGAAAAATAGATTACGGTTATCTTTTGCATTTTGGTTATAAACAAGGTGTATATCAACCGAATTACGAGGATTTTCAATTATCAGGTATTTATCATCCGGCGAAAATTCTGTCATTATCCTGGTTTTCTGCTCTTGCGCGCAGTCGATTCAAATACGTTCCCGGCTCGTATTCGAGTGGGTCTATGAAAACCGGTTTTCATAGATTTGCCTATAATAAAAGCCGGCAGCAATACAATTTTAATACCCGTCTCTATGGTATCGGGTTGGATTATCAAAAATCCGAAAAATTGAAACTCACATTCAAAAGTTCTTTTTTTCAGCAGCGTGAAGGCGAACAGACCGAATTAACGGGTCTGCACCGCTACACACCGCAACCCAGGCTTATTACCTCTGCGGATTCCATGTTGATGCGGGAATTTGCAAATTCGAAATTCAAAGGGCACTATTTGAATAGTCAAATTAACTTGCATTCTAAACTATTTTCGCAAGCGGCTATTGATATTGGTGTGGAATGGAACGGTTTTGATGTTTCTTCTTTTATCACACAATATGATTTTGTCACCAAAGGATATCATTATCCCCACGAAACAGAAACTGATACAAGTTTATATATTCAACCAAACAATGCATTTGTTCGTGAGATGAAGCAGGATGGACAATCCTTTAATTGGTACGGACAAGCGGAAATAACACCGACAACCTATTCTTTGCTTCGGTTGGGTGTTCGGAATAGTCGAATAGAGCACACCGGAGAAAATCTTTTTATGACGAGAGCTCTTTTGGGGTTCAATTTGCAATCCGGACATTATGTTTCTCTAACCGCGGGCAATTTTATACAACCTCCTGTTTATAAAGAATACTTGCACAGGGATGAACATTCGCCCTCATTAAAATCGCAAAAATCTATCATGTACACGGTTGGTGTAAAAGGACCCTTTCTGATGGGTACCCATCTCAAAGCCGAATGCTATTACAAATTATTAACAGATATGATATCCTATGAAATTCAGGATGTCGAGATGATTTATTCCGGTGAAAATGATTCAAAAGCGAAAATTTATGGATTTGATGTTCAATTAAACTGGACATCCAGAGATGATTTGAGTCAACGAATAAGCTATTCCTTTTTAAAAGCTCGTGAAGATATCTATGGAGATGCGTACGGTTATTTACCCATGCTCTCCGAACGCCGGCATCAAATTTCATTATTTTTAGAAGATAAAATGAAGGAATTTAAAAATTCTTATATGCATTTAAGAATTCATTACGGAAGCGGCTTTCCCTTTACTCCGGAGTTTATGCGCTTTAATGAAGAAAAAGAAGAATATGAGACCTATTATTTGGGACAAAGACGCGCCCGAATACCCGCCTATGGAAGATTTGATGTGGGATTCACGCAAAAATTTTTTGTACTCAATTCTTTTCACATCACATTACGGGAAGAAATACTGAATTTATTCGATCACTTTAATGTACTCTCTTACAGTCCGACCCCATGGAACACCATGGTGAAAAATAAACTGAGCGGCCGGGTTTACAATATTGGTATAATGATTGAATATTAA
- a CDS encoding SDR family oxidoreductase: MSTAIKSLVAISTCWINKRPEALLNLAIEQYGTLDYVFVNAGTIISSSIEDMDIDKMCRMLRLKVESSMRLIYSVLKHMKQENNGHLFITSSILGTKTREHAGPYAGANHALEVLAESLRMELAETNVKITCIEPGLVRTNLHRDWPVHPQQALGISHALQPQDIADTVWEVMNKPDHVRIPRVMILPQGHKI; the protein is encoded by the coding sequence ATGAGCACAGCGATCAAATCGCTTGTTGCGATCTCGACCTGCTGGATCAACAAACGCCCCGAAGCGTTACTGAATCTGGCGATTGAGCAGTACGGAACGCTTGATTATGTATTTGTCAATGCCGGAACCATTATTTCATCGAGTATTGAAGACATGGACATTGACAAGATGTGCCGAATGCTCAGACTCAAAGTGGAATCCTCAATGCGCTTAATTTATAGCGTATTAAAACACATGAAACAGGAAAACAACGGCCATCTGTTCATCACCTCAAGCATTCTGGGTACCAAAACCCGCGAACACGCCGGACCCTATGCCGGCGCCAATCATGCCCTGGAGGTGCTGGCTGAATCCCTGCGCATGGAATTGGCCGAGACAAATGTTAAAATCACCTGTATCGAACCGGGACTGGTGCGAACCAATCTGCATCGCGATTGGCCGGTACACCCGCAGCAAGCACTCGGCATCAGCCATGCTTTACAACCACAGGACATTGCAGATACGGTATGGGAGGTGATGAACAAACCGGATCATGTCAGGATACCCCGGGTCATGATCCTGCCGCAGGGGCATAAAATATAA
- a CDS encoding SDR family NAD(P)-dependent oxidoreductase, with protein sequence MKKTAIITGATSGIGEAIAGMLMSKSFNLVLNGRTVYEKYEHSDQIACCDLDLLDQQTPRSVTESGD encoded by the coding sequence ATGAAAAAAACAGCCATCATCACAGGCGCCACCAGCGGCATCGGCGAGGCGATTGCCGGCATGCTGATGTCCAAATCGTTCAATCTGGTTCTCAACGGCAGAACGGTGTATGAGAAATATGAGCACAGCGATCAAATCGCTTGTTGCGATCTCGACCTGCTGGATCAACAAACGCCCCGAAGCGTTACTGAATCTGGCGATTGA
- a CDS encoding arylsulfatase has product MRFTQAYAGGPVCTPSRSVLMTGLHNGHTPARDNNPHYHTYLKDNDVTVAEVLKQAGYRCGGVGKWSLGDAGTVGRATNQGFDMWFGYLNQDHAHYYYTEYLDDNEGRLELTGNTESREYYSHDLIAERALKFIRESRDEPFFLYAAFTLPHYSAPSEDPHGFAVPSTEPYSDKNWDLESKKYAAMVHMLDRDVGRIVNLIDEYGLGENTLIIFTSDNGGHSTIWKQFNTNGFLRGYKRDVTEGGIRVPFIARWPGVVPSGQTSDEIIAFQDMMPTFAKLADTTCPDSIDGISIVDALKGKEIKEPHDYLYWDYGHCRDRYDQAVRMGKWKGIRLGQKANIQLYDLSKDINESHDLSDQFPEVVEKIDHIMKTAVQPSKRYPVGTKYQGGPIWKKSVNH; this is encoded by the coding sequence TTGCGGTTCACACAGGCATATGCCGGAGGTCCGGTATGCACACCGTCTCGCAGTGTTTTAATGACGGGTTTGCATAATGGCCACACCCCGGCCCGTGACAATAATCCCCACTATCACACCTATCTCAAAGATAATGATGTGACCGTGGCCGAAGTGTTAAAACAGGCTGGATACCGCTGCGGGGGAGTGGGCAAGTGGTCTCTTGGAGATGCCGGAACGGTCGGCCGTGCCACCAATCAGGGTTTTGATATGTGGTTCGGTTATCTCAATCAGGATCATGCGCATTATTATTACACAGAGTATCTGGATGACAATGAAGGACGGCTGGAGTTGACAGGCAATACTGAATCTCGGGAATATTACAGTCATGACTTGATAGCTGAACGCGCCTTGAAATTTATCCGGGAATCGCGTGACGAACCCTTTTTCTTGTATGCTGCGTTCACCCTGCCGCATTATTCAGCCCCAAGCGAAGACCCGCATGGATTTGCTGTGCCTTCTACTGAACCTTACAGTGATAAAAACTGGGATCTGGAATCGAAAAAATATGCCGCCATGGTTCATATGCTGGACCGAGATGTGGGACGTATCGTTAATTTGATTGATGAATACGGTCTTGGGGAGAATACGTTGATTATTTTTACCAGTGACAATGGCGGGCACAGTACGATCTGGAAGCAATTCAATACCAATGGTTTTCTGCGTGGATATAAACGGGATGTAACAGAAGGTGGTATTCGGGTGCCGTTTATTGCGCGATGGCCGGGTGTCGTACCATCCGGGCAGACCAGTGATGAAATCATTGCTTTTCAGGATATGATGCCCACGTTTGCCAAATTAGCAGATACAACCTGTCCCGATTCTATAGATGGGATTTCCATTGTCGATGCCTTAAAAGGAAAGGAGATCAAGGAGCCACACGACTACCTGTATTGGGATTACGGACATTGCCGGGACCGGTATGACCAGGCGGTACGCATGGGCAAATGGAAGGGAATACGTCTGGGACAAAAGGCCAACATTCAACTTTATGATTTGAGCAAAGATATCAATGAAAGCCACGATTTATCCGATCAATTCCCGGAGGTGGTTGAAAAAATAGATCACATTATGAAAACAGCCGTACAGCCGAGCAAACGCTACCCTGTTGGTACAAAATACCAGGGCGGTCCCATTTGGAAAAAATCAGTAAACCATTGA
- a CDS encoding aldolase/citrate lyase family protein — protein sequence MTGQEFKQKLHNGNLLLGTRITSASLPWSRLARDLNLDFVFIDNEHYPLSPHETALLCHTHFSVGVVPMVRIPKPDATYASMAMDWGALSIVAPYIETTDQIKELIGAVKYKPLKGDLLKSGLDENQWNREIKEYLDQKNNQRSLIINIESTPALDDLDSLLSIPGLDGVLIGPHDLSVSLGIPEQYEHPLFYQSIEKIVTCARSHGLGAGIHTRWQLDNTKWLELDLNLVVHAEDYEAAKFKFSDDFHILKKHKNT from the coding sequence ATGACAGGACAGGAGTTTAAGCAAAAATTACACAACGGAAATCTGTTATTGGGTACGCGAATCACATCCGCTTCCCTGCCGTGGAGCAGACTGGCCCGCGATTTAAATCTGGATTTTGTGTTTATCGACAATGAACATTATCCCCTTTCACCGCATGAAACCGCTCTTTTGTGTCATACCCATTTTTCTGTGGGAGTGGTGCCCATGGTGCGCATACCCAAGCCGGATGCCACTTATGCATCCATGGCTATGGACTGGGGAGCGTTGAGTATTGTAGCCCCCTATATCGAAACAACCGATCAAATCAAGGAGCTCATCGGTGCGGTCAAGTACAAACCGTTAAAAGGAGATTTGTTGAAAAGCGGACTCGATGAAAATCAATGGAACCGTGAAATCAAAGAATATCTGGATCAAAAAAACAATCAACGTTCGTTAATCATTAACATTGAAAGTACACCCGCTTTGGATGATTTGGATTCGCTTTTATCAATACCGGGACTGGATGGTGTGCTGATTGGGCCCCACGATTTATCCGTGAGTTTGGGAATACCCGAACAATATGAACACCCGCTGTTTTATCAAAGTATTGAAAAGATCGTAACCTGTGCGCGTTCACATGGCCTTGGCGCCGGGATACATACGAGATGGCAGCTTGACAACACAAAGTGGCTTGAATTGGATTTGAATCTTGTCGTGCATGCGGAAGATTATGAAGCGGCAAAATTTAAATTTTCAGATGATTTCCATATCTTAAAAAAGCATAAAAACACATAA